One segment of Brassica napus cultivar Da-Ae chromosome C3, Da-Ae, whole genome shotgun sequence DNA contains the following:
- the LOC111204547 gene encoding sodium/proton antiporter 1 isoform X1, translating to MAVFPIGSHFAPPHKLTKRHAVATSSRLCLSTRLPQSVSLSKLSGVASSRLCRNSVLVRAEDKTRNSSSPSLEEQSQPIDESKLEQDLMDSCDPICSGDEPSSTYFEANYQPKTDVVKAIAVLAAALTGTAAINHSWVAANQDVAMALLFGIGYAGIIFEESLAFNKSGIGLVMAVSLWVVRSIGAPSAEVVVSELQHATAEVSEIVFFLLGAMTIVEIVDAHQGFKLVTDNITTRKPKTLLWVVGFVTFFLSSILDNLTSTIVMVSLLRKLVPQSEYRKLLGAVVVIAANAGGAWSPIGDVTTTMLWIHGQISTLPTIQGLFIPSAISLAVPLALMSLSSDVNGKGQDSSDVTASEKMAPRGQLVFGVGLGALVFVPVFKSLTGLPPYMGILLGLGVLWILTDAIHYGESERQKLKVPQALSRIDTQGALFFLGILLSVSSLEAAGILREIATYLDANIHNVELIASAIGIVSAIIDNVPLVAASMGMYDLTSFPQDSEFWQLVAFCAGTGGSMLIIGSAAGVAFMGMEKVDFFWYFRKVSGYAFAGYAAGIAAYLALQSLHFSIPTTVAQIPFLTGS from the exons ATGGCGGTGTTTCCTATCGGCTCTCACTTCGCGCCGCCGCACAAATTGACGAAGAGACACGCCGTCGCGACTTCATCTCGTCTCTGTCTCTCGACCCGATTGCCGCAAAGTGTCTCCCTTTCGAAACTATCTGGAGTTGCAAGCTCGAGATTGTGCAGAAACAGTGTTCTCGTTAGAGCTGAGGACAAGACAAGGAACTCTTCTTCACCTTCTCTCGAAGAACAGTCGCAACCAATAGATGAGTCAAAGCTTGAG CAGGATTTGATGGACTCATGTGACCCTATTTGTTCGGGTGATGAACCTAGTTCGACCTACTTTGAAGCTAACTACCAGCCAAAGACAGATGTAGTCAAAGCTATTGCTGTTCTTGCGGCAGCTCTTACAGGAACAGCTGCTATTAATCATTCCTGGGTCGCTGCTAATCAG GATGTTGCTATGGCATTGTTGTTTGGAATAGGATACGCAGGGATCATCTTCGAAGAGTCTTTAGCTTTTAATAAAAGTGGAATTGGACTTGTGATGGCTGTGAGTCTCTGGGTTGTGCGGAGCATAGGG GCTCCTTCAGCTGAAGTAGTTGTTTCAGAGCTTCAACATGCAACAGCCGAGGTAAGTGAGATTGTGTTTTTCCTACTCGGCGCAATGACTATTGTGGAGATAGTTGATGCTCACCAAGGATTTAAGCTTGTTACAGACAATATCACCACTCGTAAGCCAAAGACGCTTTTATGGGTG GTCGGCTTTGTGACTTTTTTCCTCAGTTCGATTCTCGACAACCTGACCTCTACCATTGTCATGGTTTCTTTACTCAGGAAACTGGTTCCTCAATCAGAGTACCGCAA ACTTCTAGGAGCTGTTGTGGTAATAGCAGCAAATGCAGGGGGAGCATGGAGTCCAATAGGTGATGTTACTACGACCATGCTATGGATTCATGGTCAGATATCCACTTTGCCGACTATTCAG GGCCTTTTTATACCTTCGGCCATTTCTCTCGCTGTTCCACTAGCCCTCATGTCCTTGTCCAG TGATGTAAATGGAAAGGGACAGGATTCATCGGATGTAACTGCTTCTGAAAAGATGGCTCCAAGAGGGCAGCTAGTTTTTGGAGTTGGCCTTGGAGCGTTGGTTTTTGTTCCGGTCTTTAAGTCCCTAACTGGACTACCTCCTTACATGGGTATATTGTTGGGTCTTGGAGTTCTATGGATCTTGACGGACGCCATCCATTACGGCGAATCCGAAAGACAAAAGCTCAAAGTACCTCAGGCCTTATCACGAATCGACACACAAGGCGCTCTGTTCTTCCTCGGCATTCTATTATCCGTTAGCAG CCTTGAAGCAGCTGGGATCCTGCGGGAGATTGCAACCTACCTTGATGCTAATATACACAATGTTGAACTAATAGCAAGTGCAATCGGTATTGTGTCAGCAATCATAGACAATGTTCCACTGGTTGCAGCGAGTATGGGGATGTATGATCTCACATCGTTCCCTCAAGATTCTGAATTTTGGCAGCTCGTTGCATTCTGCGCTGGCACTGGTGGTTCAATGCTAATCATCGGTTCTGCTGCTGGTGTAGCCTTCATGGGCATGGAGAAAGTCGATTTCTTTTGGTACTTCCGAAAG GTCAGTGGTTATGCTTTTGCTGGTTATGCTGCTGGTATCGCCGCTTATCTAGCACTTCAAAGTCTTCATTTTTCGATCCCAACAACGGTGGCTCAGATCCCATTTCTCACTGGCTCGTAA
- the LOC111204547 gene encoding sodium/proton antiporter 1 isoform X2 gives MAVFPIGSHFAPPHKLTKRHAVATSSRLCLSTRLPQSVSLSKLSGVASSRLCRNSVLVRAEDKTRNSSSPSLEEQSQPIDESKLEDLMDSCDPICSGDEPSSTYFEANYQPKTDVVKAIAVLAAALTGTAAINHSWVAANQDVAMALLFGIGYAGIIFEESLAFNKSGIGLVMAVSLWVVRSIGAPSAEVVVSELQHATAEVSEIVFFLLGAMTIVEIVDAHQGFKLVTDNITTRKPKTLLWVVGFVTFFLSSILDNLTSTIVMVSLLRKLVPQSEYRKLLGAVVVIAANAGGAWSPIGDVTTTMLWIHGQISTLPTIQGLFIPSAISLAVPLALMSLSSDVNGKGQDSSDVTASEKMAPRGQLVFGVGLGALVFVPVFKSLTGLPPYMGILLGLGVLWILTDAIHYGESERQKLKVPQALSRIDTQGALFFLGILLSVSSLEAAGILREIATYLDANIHNVELIASAIGIVSAIIDNVPLVAASMGMYDLTSFPQDSEFWQLVAFCAGTGGSMLIIGSAAGVAFMGMEKVDFFWYFRKVSGYAFAGYAAGIAAYLALQSLHFSIPTTVAQIPFLTGS, from the exons ATGGCGGTGTTTCCTATCGGCTCTCACTTCGCGCCGCCGCACAAATTGACGAAGAGACACGCCGTCGCGACTTCATCTCGTCTCTGTCTCTCGACCCGATTGCCGCAAAGTGTCTCCCTTTCGAAACTATCTGGAGTTGCAAGCTCGAGATTGTGCAGAAACAGTGTTCTCGTTAGAGCTGAGGACAAGACAAGGAACTCTTCTTCACCTTCTCTCGAAGAACAGTCGCAACCAATAGATGAGTCAAAGCTTGAG GATTTGATGGACTCATGTGACCCTATTTGTTCGGGTGATGAACCTAGTTCGACCTACTTTGAAGCTAACTACCAGCCAAAGACAGATGTAGTCAAAGCTATTGCTGTTCTTGCGGCAGCTCTTACAGGAACAGCTGCTATTAATCATTCCTGGGTCGCTGCTAATCAG GATGTTGCTATGGCATTGTTGTTTGGAATAGGATACGCAGGGATCATCTTCGAAGAGTCTTTAGCTTTTAATAAAAGTGGAATTGGACTTGTGATGGCTGTGAGTCTCTGGGTTGTGCGGAGCATAGGG GCTCCTTCAGCTGAAGTAGTTGTTTCAGAGCTTCAACATGCAACAGCCGAGGTAAGTGAGATTGTGTTTTTCCTACTCGGCGCAATGACTATTGTGGAGATAGTTGATGCTCACCAAGGATTTAAGCTTGTTACAGACAATATCACCACTCGTAAGCCAAAGACGCTTTTATGGGTG GTCGGCTTTGTGACTTTTTTCCTCAGTTCGATTCTCGACAACCTGACCTCTACCATTGTCATGGTTTCTTTACTCAGGAAACTGGTTCCTCAATCAGAGTACCGCAA ACTTCTAGGAGCTGTTGTGGTAATAGCAGCAAATGCAGGGGGAGCATGGAGTCCAATAGGTGATGTTACTACGACCATGCTATGGATTCATGGTCAGATATCCACTTTGCCGACTATTCAG GGCCTTTTTATACCTTCGGCCATTTCTCTCGCTGTTCCACTAGCCCTCATGTCCTTGTCCAG TGATGTAAATGGAAAGGGACAGGATTCATCGGATGTAACTGCTTCTGAAAAGATGGCTCCAAGAGGGCAGCTAGTTTTTGGAGTTGGCCTTGGAGCGTTGGTTTTTGTTCCGGTCTTTAAGTCCCTAACTGGACTACCTCCTTACATGGGTATATTGTTGGGTCTTGGAGTTCTATGGATCTTGACGGACGCCATCCATTACGGCGAATCCGAAAGACAAAAGCTCAAAGTACCTCAGGCCTTATCACGAATCGACACACAAGGCGCTCTGTTCTTCCTCGGCATTCTATTATCCGTTAGCAG CCTTGAAGCAGCTGGGATCCTGCGGGAGATTGCAACCTACCTTGATGCTAATATACACAATGTTGAACTAATAGCAAGTGCAATCGGTATTGTGTCAGCAATCATAGACAATGTTCCACTGGTTGCAGCGAGTATGGGGATGTATGATCTCACATCGTTCCCTCAAGATTCTGAATTTTGGCAGCTCGTTGCATTCTGCGCTGGCACTGGTGGTTCAATGCTAATCATCGGTTCTGCTGCTGGTGTAGCCTTCATGGGCATGGAGAAAGTCGATTTCTTTTGGTACTTCCGAAAG GTCAGTGGTTATGCTTTTGCTGGTTATGCTGCTGGTATCGCCGCTTATCTAGCACTTCAAAGTCTTCATTTTTCGATCCCAACAACGGTGGCTCAGATCCCATTTCTCACTGGCTCGTAA
- the LOC111204546 gene encoding D-3-phosphoglycerate dehydrogenase 3, chloroplastic, translating to MATPLGLSSLFSSRIHTTTPSLFPIHRKEFNRRRIILVNAGGGGKPTILVAEKLGQAGIDLLKKHANVDCSYDLSVEELCTKISLCDALIVRSGTKVGRDVFESSRGRLKVVGRAGVGIDNVDLAAATEYGCLVVNAPTANTVAAAEHGIALLTAMARNVAQADASIKAGKWMRSKYVGVSLVGKTLAVLGFGKVGSEVARRARGLGMHVITHDPYAPADRARAIGVELVSFEVAISTADFISLHLPLTAATSKMLNDETFARMKRGVRIVNVARGGVIDEDALLRALDSGIVAQAALDVFTVEPPVKDNKLVLHESVTATPHLGASTMEAQEGVAVEIAEAVVGALRGELAATAVNAPMVPPEVLRELKPYVVLAEKLGRLAVQLVTGGSGVDAVKVTYASSRSPDDLDTRLLRAMVIKGLIEPISSVFINLVNSDYVAKQRGVQISEERMVLDGSPEDPIEYITVRIANVESRFASALSESGEIKVEGRVKQGVPSLTKVGLFGVDVSLEGSVILCRQVDQPGMIGKVGSILGDENVNVSFMSVGRIAPGKQAVMAIGVDEQPSKETLKKIGDISAIEEFVFLKL from the exons ATGGCGACGCCTCTTGGTCTATCATCCCTCTTCTCCTCGAGGATACACACTACTACTCCCTCTCTCTTCCCCATCCACCGTAAGGAATTCAACCGGCGTCGGATCATCCTCGTTAAcgccggaggaggaggaaaaCCGACGATCCTCGTGGCGGAGAAGCTCGGCCAAGCGGGGATAGACCTGCTCAAAAAGCACGCCAACGTGGATTGCTCGTACGATCTGAGCGTCGAGGAGCTCTGCACGAAGATCTCCCTGTGCGATGCGCTGATCGTGAGGAGCGGCACGAAGGTCGGGAGAGACGTGTTCGAGTCCTCTCGAGGGAGGCTTAAGGTTGTTGGACGCGCTGGCGTTGGGATCGATAACGTTGATTTGGCGGCGGCCACGGAGTACGGGTGTTTGGTTGTTAATGCTCCGACTGCTAACACGGTGGCTGCTGCCGAACATGGGATCGCGCTTTTAACGGCCATGGCTAGGAATGTTGCTCAAGCTGATGCTTCTATCAAAGCTG GGAAGTGGATGAGAAGCAAGTATGTTGGTGTTTCACTTGTAGGGAAGACTCTAGCTGTTCTTGGATTTGGTAAAGTTGGTTCAGAGGTTGCTAGGCGAGCCAGAGGGCTCGGGATGCATGTCATCACACACGATCCCTACGCACCGGCGGATCGTGCACGAGCCATAGGTGTGGAGCTAGTTAGCTTTGAAGTAGCTATTTCAACTGCAGACTTCATCTCTCTGCACCTCCCTCTCACCGCTGCTACATCCAAGATGCTGAATGACGAGACCTTTGCGAGGATGAAGAGAGGAGTGCGTATTGTCAACGTTGCTCGGGGTGGAGTTATCGACGAGGATGCTCTCTTGAGGGCGCTTGACTCTGGTATTGTCGCTCAGGCGGCTCTTGATGTTTTCACAGTGGAGCCGCCGGTTAAAGACAACAAACTGGTGTTGCATGAGAGTGTGACCGCCACGCCTCACCTTGGTGCCAGTACTATGGAGGCTCAGGAAGGAGTGGCGGTAGAAATCGCTGAAGCTGTTGTTGGAGCTTTGAGAGGAGAACTTGCTGCTACTGCGGTCAATGCACCAATGGTTCCACCAGAG GTGTTGAGAGAGCTGAAACCGTATGTTGTGCTAGCTGAGAAGCTTGGGAGATTGGCTGTACAACTGGTAACAGGTGGAAGCGGTGTGGACGCTGTGAAAGTGACTTACGCTTCTTCAAGATCTCCTGATGATCTCGACACAAGACTTCTCCGTGCTATGGTCATAAAGGGACTCATTGAACCCATCTCCAGCGTGTTCATAAACCTGGTTAACTCAGACTACGTTGCTAAGCAACGAGGAGTCCAAATCTCTGAAGAACGTATGGTTCTAGACGGCTCACCGGAGGATCCAATAGAATACATAACTGTTAGGATCGCAAACGTTGAATCAAGATTTGCCAGCGCCTTATCAGAGTCGGGAGAGATCAAAGTAGAAGGAAGAgtgaaacaaggagttccaagtTTAACCAAAGTGGGGTTGTTTGGAGTGGATGTGAGTTTAGAAGGGAGTGTGATTCTGTGCAGGCAAGTTGATCAGCCTGGGATGATTGGTAAAGTTGGTAGCATCTTGGGAGATGAAAACGTGAATGTGAGCTTCATGAGCGTTGGAAGAATAGCTCCTGGAAAGCAAGCGGTGATGGCTATTGGTGTAGATGAGCAACCTAGCAAAGAAACTTTGAAGAAGATTGGAGACATTTCTGCCATTGAAGAGTTTGTTTTTCTCAAACTATAG
- the LOC106424371 gene encoding reticulon-like protein B11: MGDSASSSSSSSVHRSLGGGSVADLLLWRNRTGAVILLVSSTAFWFLFERAGYNLLSFVSNVLLLLVAILFLWAKSATLLNRPLPPFPNMEIPEEFAIKSADEIRILINHVLSIPSDITIARNPIRLLQVSFVLWAISYVGTLINSLTLVYIVVLLSLSVPVVYENYQEHIDDKLSSTSEVIRNISRKIPMPVSKEKKYQ, translated from the exons ATGGGAGAttccgcttcttcttcttcttcttcttctgttcaCAGATCTCTTGGTGGTGGCTCAG TTGCTGATCTGCTGCTGTGGAGAAACAGGACAGGTGCAGTCATTTTGCTAGTTTCTTCTACTGCGTTTTGGTTCCTGTTCGAGAGAGCTGGTTACAATCTCTTGTCTTTCGTCTCCAATGTTCTGCTTCTCCTTGTTGCCATCCTCTTCTTATGGGCCAAGTCTGCTACTCTACTCAACCG ACCTCTGCCTCCATTTCCCAATATGGAAATCCCTGAGGAGTTTGCAATCAAGTCTGCTGATGAGATTCGGATTTTGATCAATCATGTGCTCTCAATTCCAAGTGATATCACCATTGCTAGAAATCCAATTCGTCTCCTTCAG GTTTCATTTGTCTTGTGGGCTATATCCTATGTCGGGACTTTGATCAACTCCCTCACTCTTGTCTACATTG TGGTTCTTCTCAGTCTTTCTGTTCCTGTTGTGTACGAGAACTACCAAGAACACATCGATGATAAGCTGAGTTCAACTTCAGAAGTCATTCGAAATATCTCAAGGAAGATTCCAATGCCCGTAAGCAAAGAGAAGAAGTATCAGTAG
- the LOC111204548 gene encoding phosphatidylinositol 3,4,5-trisphosphate 3-phosphatase and protein-tyrosine-phosphatase PTEN2A, producing the protein MRPRKELLHNWDHYERFGGFIEECCQGSTCCFPEQKKIPEHYCNGVSCWSGDMSSGFFGYVEGFYRNQMEQVITFLETRHKGKYKVYNLCSERLYDVSLFEAKVASFPFDDHNCPPIHLITSFCQSAYSWLKEDIENVVAVQCKAGMARTGLMICSLLLYLKFFPTAEECMDLYNQKRCVDGKGLVLLLPSQIRYVKYFERILTYFNGGILPGHKCMLREFRFHTYWIRPSITISDHNGVLFATKKHHSWCTEARLKQERTLLGLGSTRQAQRVVSSRLWRLMHLCSRLEMKTTTKATKE; encoded by the exons ATGAGACCACGGAAGGAACTTCTTCACAATTGGGACCATTACGAAAGGTTTGGTGGATTCATCGAAGAATGCTGTCAAGGCTCGACATGCTGTTTCCCAGAACAAAAGAAGATACCAG AACATTATTGCAATGGGGTTTCCTGCTGGTCTGGTGATATGAGCTCTGGCTTTTTTGGATATGTTGAG GGTTTCTACCGCAACCAGATGGAACAAGTTATTACCTTTCTTGAAACTCGACACAAG GGAAAATACAAAGTTTACAATCTTTGTTCAGAGAGGTTGTATGATGTATCGCTATTTGAGGCAAAG GTGGCCAGTTTCCCATTTGATGACCATAATTGCCCACCAATCCATTTGATTACATCATTTTGCCAAAGTGCATATTCTTGGTTAAAGGAGGACATAGAGAATGTTGTGGCTGTTCAATGTAAGGCTGGAATGGCAAGGACCGGGCTCATGATATGTAGTCTTCTGCTATATCTGAAG ttttttCCGACTGCTGAAGAGTGCATGGACTTGTACAATCAGAAACGATGTGTGGATGGAAAAGGGCTTGTGCTACTGCTACCTAGCCAAATT AGATATGTGAAATACTTTGAACGAATATTAACCTACTTCAACGGTGGAATTCTACCAGGCCACAA GTGTATGCTTAGAGAATTCCGGTTCCATACCTATTGGATCAGGCCATCCATCACCATCTCAGACCACAATG GGGTTCTCTTTGCAACGAAAAAGCATCACAGCTGGTGCACGGAAGCAAGGCTGAAGCAAGAGAGAACTCTGCTGGGTCTGGGATCAACGCGTCAAGCTCAGAGAGTAGTGAGTTCAAGGTTATGGCGGCTGATGCATCTGTGTTCTCGTTTGGAGATGAAGACGACTACGAAAGCGACTAAAGAATGA